In one Rutidosis leptorrhynchoides isolate AG116_Rl617_1_P2 chromosome 8, CSIRO_AGI_Rlap_v1, whole genome shotgun sequence genomic region, the following are encoded:
- the LOC139861519 gene encoding probable xyloglucan endotransglucosylase/hydrolase protein 30 translates to MKADSLSKNATIFTSLLILLLILQPLSATATASPPRIVSFQKGFTQLFGGNTNLLRFDDDNTVHLHLNEYTGAGFRSSDLYNHGLFSAKIKLPSEYTAGVVVAFYTSNGDVFEKTHDELDFEFLGNIKGKPWRFQTNLYGNGSTSRGREERYTLWFDPSKAYHRYTILWTSSKIIFYIDDVPIREVLRSEEMGSDFPSKPMALYATIWDASNWATNGGKYKVNYKYAPFVTEMTDLVLHGCVSDPIQQLVAENCVEMDKQLETIHYNNITPKQRGAMKRFREKYMYYSYCYDTLRYPVPPPECVIDQSIRQRFKETGRPKFLRRHHRHSKKAGHVFSSQVYEIQDED, encoded by the exons ATGAAGGCAGATTCTCTCTCTAAAAACGCCACCATCTTTACATCTCTACTTATTCTTCTTCTAATATTGCAGCCGTTATCCGCCACTGCCACCGCATCTCCGCCACGAATCGTCTCCTTCCAAAAAGGTTTCACTCAACTCTTCGGTGGTAACACCAATCTCCTCCGTTTTGATGATGACAACACCGTCCATCTCCACCTCAACGAATACACTG GGGCTGGATTCAGATCATCAGACTTATATAACCACGGATTATTCAGTGCTAAAATTAAACTACCATCCGAATACACAGCTGGAGTCGTCGTAGCATTCTAC ACTTCAAATGGAGATGTGTTTGAAAAGACGCATGACGAATTAGACTTCGAGTTTTTAGGAAATATAAAAGGGAAGCCATGGAGGTTTCAAACAAATTTGTATGGAAATGGAAGTACAAGTAGAGGTAGAGAAGAAAGATATACTTTGTGGTTTGACCCTTCAAAAGCCTACCATCGTTATACAATTCTATGGACATCTTCTAAAATCAT ATTTTACATCGATGATGTTCCGATAAGAGAGGTATTACGAAGCGAAGAAATGGGTAGCGATTTCCCTTCAAAACCTATGGCTTTATACGCGACGATATGGGATGCTTCGAATTGGGCTACAAATGGTGGCAAATATAAGGTGAACTACAAATACGCGCCTTTTGTAACTGAAATGACTGACCTTGTGCTTCATGGTTGTGTTTCGGATCCAATTCAACAACTTGTAGCCGAAAATTGTGTTGAAATGGACAAACAACTTGAGACAATTCATTACAATAACATCACACCTAAACAACGAGGCGCAATGAAAAGGTTTAGGGAAAAATACATGTATTATTCGTATTGTTATGATACTTTGCGGTACCCAGTTCCACCACCCGAATGTGTGATTGATCAGTCGATTCGACAAAGATTTAAAGAGACAGGAAGGCCGAAGTTTCTACGACGACATCATCGTCACTCGAAGAAAGCAGGGCATGTTTTTAGTAGTCAGGTATATGAAATTCAAGATGAGGATTAA
- the LOC139862185 gene encoding uncharacterized protein ycf36, with product MALLYVSLKPPLPPSLLRQPPTTTFLTQPTIKSTKPNHHRRRWSSSFSNRTPPETDCPVPPEQQPINEYQSLATSSPFSWASGDFVEYCSRLLATGVGFALFVGLPVSWYGSVGVGWDPVQRILGALCSGILVVTVSVVRMYLGWAYVGNRLLSATVEYEETGWYDGQIWVKTAEVLARDRLLGSFTVKPVLNRLKNTLVALAISLFISIALLINTESAQKDTYIASGPEAGGRSVAGAYNDESARSFEPEAFCGGPDPSLDD from the exons ATGGCTCTTCTTTACGTATCGCTAAAACCACCGTTGCCACCGTCGCTCCTCCGTCAGCCACCCACCACCACCTTTCTTACCCAACCCACAATCAAATCAACCAAACCGAACCACCATCGCCGCCGGTGGTCATCCTCCTTCAGCAACCGAACCCCACCGGAAACAGACTGCCCTGTACCGCCTGAACAACAACCAATCAACGAATACCAGTCGCTTGCTACCTCATCTCCTTTCTCGTGGGCCTCAGGTGACTTTGTTGAGTATTGCTCACGGTTACTTGCTACCGGAGTTGGGTTTGCTCTGTTTGTTGGTCTACCGGTTTCTTGGTACGGGTCGGTTGGTGTCGGGTGGGACCCGGTTCAACGGATATTGGGAGCTTTATGTAGTGGGATTTTGGTGGTTACAGTTTCTGTTGTGAGGATGTATTTGGGTTGGGCTTATGTTGGTAACAGATTGCTCAGTGCTACAGTTGaat ATGAAGAGACTGGATGGTATGATGGACAG ATTTGGGTGAAGACTGCTGAAGTTCTAGCACGGGATCGGCTTTTAGGATCATTTACT GTAAAGCCAGTGCTGAACAGATTGAAGAACACATTGGTTGCTCTTGCGATTTCTTTATTCATTTCCATCGCTCTTCTTATCAACACAGAAAGCGCCCAAAAGGACACTTACATCGCTTCTGGCCCAGAAGCAGGTGGCAGATCAGTTGCAGGCGCCTATAACGATGAGTCAGCAAGATCATTTGAGCCAGAAGCATTTTGTGGCGGACCTGATCCATCCCTAGATGATTAG